A DNA window from Setaria viridis chromosome 2, Setaria_viridis_v4.0, whole genome shotgun sequence contains the following coding sequences:
- the LOC117844612 gene encoding mixed-linked glucan synthase 4, whose product MAAAAVTRRINAGLHVEAATGNGVADGENRRNSAAAYSPTAKRISDAKDNDAWVAVQEGDMPAGDSSRPLLFRTMKVKGSILHPYRFVILLRLIAVIAFFVWRIRHRNHDGVWLWAMSMVGDVWFGFSWALNQIPKLNPIKRVPDIAAIRDQYESSTSGESKLPGIDVFVTTVDPVDEPILYTVNSILSILATDYPVEKYACYLSDDGGTLVHYEAMFEVANFAKLWVPFCRKHSVEPRAPENYFGVKRQPYMGSMQEEFMSDHRRVRREYEEFKVRIDSLFNTIYQRSEAYNRKNTKEDGVKATWMADGTQWPGTWIDQAENHRKGHHAGIVKVVLNHPSHKPQLGSPTSIDNPFDFSNVDIRLPMLVYLSREKRPGYNHQKKAGAMNVMLRVSALLSNAPFLINFDCDHYTNNSQSFRAAMCFMLDPRDGQNTAFVQFPQRFDDVDPTDRYANHNRVFFDGTMLSLNGLQGPSYLGTGTMFRRAALYGMEPPRWRADTIKVISKAKEFGESALFINSMLDGANQERSITPIFLEESVNDELTSLMTCAYEDGTPWGRDVGWVYNIATEDVVTGFRMHRQGWRSIYCSIEPAAFRGTAPINLTERLLQILRWSGGSLEMFFSHSNAFLAGPRMHPLQRIAYLNMSTYPIVTIFILAYNLFPVMWLISEQYYIQRPFGSYILYLVIIIAMIHLIGMFELKWASITLLDWCRNEQFYMIGATGVYPTAVLYMVLKLITGKGIHFRLTSKQTEACSNDKFADLYVVRWVPLLIPTIAVFVVNVAAVGVAIGKAATWGLFTEQAQHAVLGMVFNVWILVLLYPFALGIMGQWGKKPAILFVLMVMSIGTVAIMYVTFRAIYPSDWTEIAASLGKAELVTGSSGKN is encoded by the exons ATGGCCGCCGCAGCGGTGACTCGCCGGATCAATGCCGGACTCCACGTCGAGGCCGCAACCGGCAACGGCGTGGCCGACGGGGAGAACCGCCGCAACAGCGCAGCAGCTTACTCACCCACGGCCAAGCGGATCAGCGACGCCAAGGACAACGATGCCTGGGTGGCCGTCCAGGAGGGAGACATGCCTGCTGGCGACTCCAGCCGACCCCTGCTGTTCCGGACCATGAAGGTTAAGGGCAGCATCCTGCACCCTTACAG GTTCGTGATTCTTCTGCGACTGATCGCCGTCATCGCATTCTTCGTATGGCGTATTCGGCACAGGAACCATGACGGCGTGTGGCTCTGGGCCATGTCCATGGTTGGGGACGTCTGGTTCGGCTTCTCATGGGCCCTCAACCAGATCCCGAAGCTCAACCCCATCAAGCGCGTTCCGGACATCGCCGCCATCAGAGATCAGTACGAATCCTCCACCTCCGGCGAGTCCAAGCTGCCTGGCATTGACGTCTTCGTCACCACCGTCGACCCGGTGGATGAGCCGATACTCTACACGGTGAACTCCATTCTCTCCATCCTTGCCACTGACTACCCGGTGGAAAAGTATGCCTGCTACCTTTCAGATGATGGTGGAACGCTAGTCCACTACGAGGCAATGTTTGAAGTTGCAAACTTTGCTAAGCTATGGGTCCCCTTTTGTCGGAAGCATAGCGTAGAACCAAGAGCCCCAGAGAACTACTTTGGGGTGAAGAGGCAACCATACATGGGGAGCATGCAAGAAGAGTTCATGAGTGATCACAGGCGTGTGCGCAGAGAATACGAAGAATTCAAGGTGAGGATAGACTCTCTCTTTAACACCATCTACCAAAGGTCTGAGGCGTACAACAGAAAGAATACCAAAGAAGATGGTGTCAAGGCAACTTGGATGGCTGATGGGACACAATGGCCTGGCACATGGATTGACCAAGCTGAGAACCACAGAAAAGGACATCATGCTGGAATTGTTAAG GTCGTACTAAACCATCCAAGCCATAAGCCACAACTCGGATCGCCAACAAGCATTGACAATCCATTTGACTTTAGCAACGTTGACATTCGCCTCCCCATGCTTGTCTACTTATCCCGCGAAAAGCGCCCTGGCTATAACCACCAAAAGAAGGCCGGTGCCATGAACGTGATGCTCCGTGTCTCCGCCTTGCTATCCAACGCACCCTTTCTCATCAACTTCGACTGCGATCACTACACCAACAATTCGCAATCTTTCCGAGCCGCCATGTGCTTTATGCTTGACCCCCGTGACGGCCAAAACACGGCCTTTGTCCAATTCCCTCAACGCTTCGATGATGTCGACCCAACAGACCGGTATGCCAACCACAACCGTGTCTTCTTTGATGGAACCATGCTCTCCCTCAATGGCCTGCAAGGGCCTTCCTACCTTGGCACCGGAACTATGTTccgtcgcgctgcgctatacgGCATGGAGCCACCGCGCTGGAGAGCAGACACCATCAAGGTAATAAGCAAGGCCAAAGAATTTGGTGAATCAGCATTGTTCATAAACTCAATGCTAGATGGCGCCAACCAAGAACGGTCCATCACGCCGATATTCCTTGAGGAGTCAGTCAACGATGAGTTGACATCCCTGATGACATGTGCTTATGAGGATGGGACTCCGTGGGGGAGAGATGTTGGGTGGGTGTACAACATCGCGACGGAGGACGTGGTGACAGGATTCCGCATGCACCGGCAGGGCTGGCGCTCCATCTACTGCTCCATAGAACCAGCCGCATTCCGTGGCACCGCTCCGATCAACCTCACCGAGCGTCTCCTCCAAATACTACGCTGGTCAGGTGGCTCCCTTGAGATGTTCTTCTCCCACAGCAATGCATTCCTTGCCGGTCCTCGGATGCACCCCCTGCAGCGCATTGCATACCTGAACATGTCGACCTACCCGATCGTCACAATATTCATCCTAGCCTACAACCTATTTCCCGTCATGTGGCTCATCTCCGAGCAATACTACATCCAGAGACCCTTCGGCTCATACATCCTGTACCTCGTCATAATCATTGCGATGATCCATCTGATCGGCATGTTCGAGCTGAAATGGGCGAGCATCACCTTGCTGGACTGGTGCCGGAACGAGCAGTTCTACATGATCGGCGCGACCGGCGTGTACCCGACGGCGGTGCTGTACATGGTGCTGAAGCTCATCACAGGGAAGGGTATTCACTTCAGGCTCACGTCGAAGCAGACAGAAGCTTGCTCCAACGATAAGTTCGCCGACTTGTACGTCGTGAGGTGGGTGCCATTGCTGATCCCAACCATTGCGGTGTTCGTGGTGAATGTCGCAGCCGTTGGAGTGGCAATAGGCAAGGCCGCGACCTGGGGATTGTTCACGGAGCAGGCCCAGCACGCTGTGCTCGGGATGGTGTTCAACGTGTGGATCCTAGTGCTCCTCTACCCGTTCGCACTTGGGATCATGGGACAGTGGGGGAAGAAACCTGCCATCCTGTTTGTTCTGATGGTGATGTCCATTGGTACAGTCGCTATCATGTATGTCACCTTCCGTGCCATATACCCTTCGGACTGGACAGAAATTGCAGCTTCTCTTGGTAAAGCAGAACTAGTGACTGGGTCATCTGGGAAGAACTAA
- the LOC117844615 gene encoding probable mixed-linked glucan synthase 3 — translation MASPAPAAGAVYVANGGLTDPLLASANGHGAAAKKAGHGAKGKYWVASDKAERRAAKESGGEDGRALLFRRYKVKGALLQPYRLLIIIRLIAVLLFFAWRIRHNKSDVMWFWTMSIVGDVWFGFSWLLNQLPKFNPVKTIPDLVALKRHFDLPDGTSRLPGIDVFVTTANPVDEPILYTMNCVLSILAVDYPVNRLACYLSDDSGALVLYEALVEVGKFAPLWVPFCRKYCIEPRAPESYFEMVAPPQAGRESQEFLNDYRRVQMEYDEFKVRLDKLPDTIRKRSDMYNSMRTAEGDAKATWMANGTQWPGTWIDPTETHGKGHHDPIAKVVLDHPSRGHSQPNAEGIPSIGATDERLPMLVYVSREKNPSYDHNKKAGALNAQLRASALLTNAQLIINFDCDHYINNSQALRSAVCFMLDQRAGDNTAFVQFPQRFDNVDPTDRYGNHNRVFFDGTMLALNGLQGPSYLGTGCMFRRLALYGIDPPHFRAENVTAEASRFGNSALFLDSVSKALKQERSATPPPLDDTFLTELERVVTCSFDKGTDWGKGVGYIYDIATEDIVTGFRIHGQGWRSMYCTMEHDAFCGIAPINLTERLHQIVRWSGGSLEMFFSHNNPFIGGRRIQPLQRVSYLNMTIYPVTSVFILIYALSPVMWLIPDEVYIQRPFTRYVVYLLVIIVMIHMIGWLEIKWAGVTWLDYWRNEQFFMIGSTSAYPAAVLHMAVNLLTKKGIHFRVTSKQTAADDNDRFADLYDFRWVPMLIPTMLVLFCNVGAIGVALGKTVVYIGTWTAAKKMHAALGLLFNIWIMFLLYPFALAIMGRWAKRPIILVVLLPVIFVLVALLYVGLHLLLAGVIPF, via the exons ATggcttcgccggcgccggcagccggTGCCGTCTATGTGGCCAATGGCGGCCTCACCGACCCGCTTCTAGCGAGCGCGAACGGCCATGGTGCCGCCGCGAAGAAGGCCGGCCACGGTGCCAAGGGCAAGTACTGGGTGGCCTCCGACAAGGCGGAGAGGCGGGCGGCGAAGGAGTCCGGCGGTGAGGACGGCCGCGCGCTGCTGTTCCGGAGGTACAAGGTCAAAGGCGCCCTCCTGCAGCCCTACAG GTTGCTCATCATCATACGCTTGATCGCCGTCCTTCTCTTCTTCGCATGGCGCATCAGGCACAACAAATCCGACGTCATGTGGTTCTGGACCATGTCGATCGTCGGCGACGTTTGGTTTGGCTTCTCGTGGCTCCTCAACCAGCTCCCGAAGTTCAACCCCGTCAAGACCATCCCAGACCTCGTCGCCCTCAAGAGGCACTTTGACCTCCCCGATGGCACCTCCAGGCTCCCCGGCATTGATGTTTTCGTCACCACCGCCAATCCCGTCGACGAGCCCATACTCTACACCATGAACTGTGTCCTCTCCATCCTCGCTGTCGACTACCCGGTCAACAGGCTAGCCTGCTATCTCTCGGATGATAGCGGGGCGCTGGTGCTCTACGAAGCATTGGTCGAGGTTGGAAAGTTTGCGCCTCTTTGGGTTCCATTCTGCCGCAAGTACTGCATTGAGCCACGAGCACCAGAGAGCTACTTCGAGATGGTGGCGCCACCGCAGGCTGGAAGAGAATCGCAGGAATTCTTGAATGATTACAGGAGGGTGCAGATGGAGTATGATGAGTTCAAGGTGCGTTTGGACAAGCTCCCGGATACCATCCGCAAGAGGTCTGATATGTACAACAGCATGAGAACTGCGGAAGGAGATGCAAAGGCGACTTGGATGGCAAATGGGACACAATGGCCAGGCACATGGATTGATCCGACAgaaacccatggaaaaggacaCCATGATCCAATTGCTAAG GTTGTCCTGGATCATCCAAGCCGTGGGCATTCACAACCGAATGCTGAAGGCATTCCCAGCATCGGTGCCACTGATGAGCGCCTCCCGATGCTTGTCTATGTCTCTCGTGAGAAAAACCCAAGCTATGATCACAACAAGAAGGCAGGTGCCCTGAATGCCCAGTTGCGGGCCTCTGCTCTTCTGACTAATGCCCAACTCATCATCAACTTTGACTGCGACCACTACATCAACAATTCTCAAGCCCTACGTTCTGCGGTATGCTTCATGCTAGACCAGCGAGCTGGTGATAACACTGCCTTCGTCCAGTTCCCGCAGCGCTTCGACAATGTTGACCCAACGGACCGCTATGGCAACCACAATCGGGTATTCTTTGATGGAACCATGCTTGCTCTTAATGGCTTGCAAGGACCCTCATACCTCGGCACTGGTTGCATGTTCCGTCGCTTAGCACTCTATGGTATTGACCCACCCCACTTCAGAGCAGAGAATGTCACAGCCGAGGCTAGCAGGTTTGGTAACTCAGCACTCTTCCTAGATTCAGTGTCAAAAGCCCTCAAACAAGAAAGGtcagccacaccaccaccacttgATGACACATTTCTCACCGAGTTAGAGAGGGTCGTGACATGTTCTTTTGACAAAGGGACTGATTGGGGCAAGGGTGTAGGGTATATCTATGACATAGCCACAGAAGACATAGTGACTGGATTTCGCATCCATGGGCAAGGGTGGCGCTCCATGTATTGTACAATGGAGCATGACGCATTCTGTGGCATTGCACCGATCAACCTAACTGAGCGCCTCCATCAGATTGTGCGTTGGTCTGGTGGGTCTCTAGAGATGTTCTTCTCCCACAATAACCCATTCATTGGTGGGCGTCGGATCCAACCTCTTCAGCGTGTCTCCTACCTCAACATGACAATCTACCCAGTCACATCAGTCTTCATCCTGATCTATGCTCTAAGCCCGGTGATGTGGCTTATCCCTGATGAAGTATACATCCAGAGACCATTCACTAGGTACGTCGTGTACCTTCTTGTAATCATCGTGATGATTCACATGATTGGCTGGCTCGAGATAAAGTGGGCGGGGGTCACATGGCTGGACTACTGGCGCAACGAGCAGTTCTTCATGATCGGCTCAACAAGCGCATACCCAGCGGCAGTGCTGCACATGGCAGTGAACCTCCTCACAAAGAAGGGCATACACTTCAGGGTCACTTCAAAGCAAACAGCAGCTGACGACAATGACAGGTTTGCCGACTTGTATGATTTTCGATGGGTGCCAATGCTCATCCCGACAATGCTAGTTCTGTTTTGCAATGTTGGTGCCATTGGTGTAGCCCTGGGCAAAACCGTGGTATACATTGGCACATGGACAGCAGCGAAGAAGATGCATGCAGCACTGGGTCTGCTGTTCAACATATGGATCATGTTTCTCCTCTACCCATTTGCACTAGCAATCATGGGACGGTGGGCAAAGAGGCCGATCATCCTAGTTGTCTTGTTGCCGGTTATCTTTGTACTTGTTGCCCTGTTGTATGTAGGTCTCCATCTCTTACTTGCCGGCGTTATTCCATTCTAG